In Pseudomonas sp. LRP2-20, the genomic window CGGTGACAGCGGCAAGCCCGGTGCCGGTCGCCTGCCGATGGAAGAATTCGCCAGCTCCCCGCGGCCGAATGAGAACGTCAGCCTCGAAGGGCCGAACCTGGATGTGATCCTGGATATTCCAGTGAGCATTTCCATGGAAGTGGGCAGCACCGAAATCAATATCCGCAACCTGCTGCAGCTCAACCAGGGCTCGGTGATCGAACTCGACCGCCTGGCCGGTGAACCGCTCGATGTGCTGGTCAATGGCACGCTGATCGCCCATGGCGAAGTGGTCGTGGTCAACGAGAAGTTCGGCATCCGCCTGACTGACGTGATCAGCCCTAGCGAACGCATCAAGAAGCTGCGCTGAGTGAAGGGCACGATGCGGGCCGTGACGGCCTTTGCCGCGCTGCTGGCCAGTGAAGTGGCCATCGCGGCCGCCAACCCTGCTGCCAGCCCGGTTGCGGCGCCGGCGGCTGCGCCCGGCAGCCTCGGCGGGCAGCTGGCACAGATGGTGTTCGGCCTGTTGCTGGTGGTGGGCCTGATCTTCTTGCTGGCCTGGGTGCTACGCCGCATGCAGGGCGCCACGCCCAAGGGCGGGCAGGTGATCGAGATCGTCGGCAGCCGCACCATTGGCCCGCGTGACCGGCTGTTGCTGGTTCAGGTTGGCAAGGAGCAGATCCTTATCGGCCATGCCCCGGGCAGCATCGAGGCGTTGCACGTGCTGGCCGAACCCGTCGAAGTACCCGCCAGCGCGCGCCAGGCGACGCCGGAGTTTGCCCAGCGGCTGATGGAGCTGATGGGCAAGGACCAGAAGGACAAGAAGTGATGACCCGCGCCTTGCGCCTGCTGTTGAAAACGTCGTTGAGCACCTTGGTGCCGCTCGCCCTGCTGCTTGCTGCACCGCTGGCCCTGGCCGCCGACCCGTTGTCGATTCCGGCCATTACCCTGTCCAACACTGCGGACGGGCAGCAGGAGTATTCGGTCAGCCTGCAGATCCTGCTGATCATGACGGCGCTAAGCTTCATTCCGGCGTTCGTCATCCTGATGACCAGCTTCACCCGCATCATCATCGTGTTCTCGATCTTGCGTCAGGCCCTGGGCCTGCAGCAGACGCCGTCGAACCAGGTGCTGACCGGCATGGCGCTGTTCCTGACGATGTTCATCATGGCGCCGGTGTTCGACCGGGTGAACCAGGATGCCCTGCAGCCATACCTGAGCGAGAAGATGACGGCCCAGCAGGCCATCGAAAAGGCCCAGGGACCGCTCAAGGACTTCATGCTGGCGCAGACCCGGCAGAGTGACCTCGATCTGTTCATGCGCCTGTCCAAGCGCACCGACATTGCTGGCCCCGATCAGGTGCCGCTGACGATCCTGGT contains:
- the fliP gene encoding flagellar type III secretion system pore protein FliP (The bacterial flagellar biogenesis protein FliP forms a type III secretion system (T3SS)-type pore required for flagellar assembly.), with product MTRALRLLLKTSLSTLVPLALLLAAPLALAADPLSIPAITLSNTADGQQEYSVSLQILLIMTALSFIPAFVILMTSFTRIIIVFSILRQALGLQQTPSNQVLTGMALFLTMFIMAPVFDRVNQDALQPYLSEKMTAQQAIEKAQGPLKDFMLAQTRQSDLDLFMRLSKRTDIAGPDQVPLTILVPAFVTSELKTAFQIGFMIFIPFLIIDMVVASVLMAMGMMMLSPLIISLPFKIMLFVLVDGWALIMGTLAGSFGGV
- the fliN gene encoding flagellar motor switch protein FliN, coding for MANENEITSPEDQALADEWAAALEETGDAGQSDIDALLAGDSGKPGAGRLPMEEFASSPRPNENVSLEGPNLDVILDIPVSISMEVGSTEINIRNLLQLNQGSVIELDRLAGEPLDVLVNGTLIAHGEVVVVNEKFGIRLTDVISPSERIKKLR
- the fliO gene encoding flagellar biosynthetic protein FliO, whose amino-acid sequence is MRAVTAFAALLASEVAIAAANPAASPVAAPAAAPGSLGGQLAQMVFGLLLVVGLIFLLAWVLRRMQGATPKGGQVIEIVGSRTIGPRDRLLLVQVGKEQILIGHAPGSIEALHVLAEPVEVPASARQATPEFAQRLMELMGKDQKDKK